Proteins encoded by one window of Nasonia vitripennis strain AsymCx chromosome 5, Nvit_psr_1.1, whole genome shotgun sequence:
- the LOC100114015 gene encoding lysozyme c-1 encodes MARHTTLLLLLSALSALLFQADARILAQCDAAKELARAGIERTFISNYVCVMKSESNFDTSKKTGPGHKASYSYGIFQISSDKWCSAFRPGGVCNKNCNDFLDDDIRDDIACARTIFKLEGFKHWKGWVKSCKNGNLPNVSGCIIRRDLTEEDLIGDDSDEEEFMPMAPEITDLGETGVLDDPY; translated from the coding sequence ATGGCCAGGCACACgactttgctgctgctgctgtcggcTCTGTCCGCCCTTCTCTTCCAGGCCGATGCCCGGATCCTCGCGCAATGCGACGCGGCCAAGGAGCTGGCGCGCGCCGGCATCGAGCGCACCTTCATCAGCAACTACGTCTGCGTGATGAAGAGCGAGAGCAACTTCGACACGTCGAAGAAGACCGGCCCGGGCCACAAGGCCAGCTACTCCTACGGCATCTTCCAGATCAGCAGTGACAAATGGTGCAGCGCCTTCAGACCCGGCGGCGTGTGCAACAAGAACTGCAACGACTTCCTGGACGACGACATCCGGGATGACATCGCCTGCGCGAGGACCATCTTCAAGCTAGAGGGTTTCAAGCACTGGAAGGGATGGGTGAAGAGCTGCAAAAATGGAAATCTTCCGAACGTCTCCGGATGTATTATCAGGAGGGACCTGACGGAGGAGGACTTGATCGGAGACGACTCCGACGAGGAGGAGTTCATGCCCATGGCTCCAGAGATCACGGATTTGGGCGAAACCGGTGTCCTGGACGACCCGTACTAG